CTGTATATGTAGCAGACAGAGTAGTAGAATGTGCGTAAGTACATGAATATGCTCACCATAGTTATGTATATGTGTGTTTTCTAtaccccctccaaaaaaaaaaaaaaaaaaaaaattctaaatataaaGGAGCTTGATTATCAAATTTAAAGATGAAACCGAGTTGATCTTAAAAAAACATTGTTAGTAAATGATAAGTTTAATCTAATTTGCAATCATGTGTTGTAGGAAGATTTATGCACAAAGAAGTTGTAAATCGTACTTAGTCAAAACCAGTTAACTATTTTGCAAACCAATGTGAAAAGTActtgcttttttttaattgatagttaatcaattttcttttttcagatgtttaaataaatatattggtAAACGTTGTGAAATGATAGACCCGGAAATAATATTTGACCAATCAGCAAGTAAGCTTTATATCACACATCTGATAAATAATGCGTATGTAGATTAAAAAGAATATCAAACACTTTGAATACGAATGATAAAAAACGAGGACATAATTATATTTAGTGTGGTAATGTCCTCGCCCATGAAATTCGGGTAATAGTTCTATTTACGTTTAATGGCAAAATAGCTTAATCGTTAGGATGATCAGATGACAGAGCTAATTCTGTTTAAATCATTTTCAGTATTGCTATGCATGTGTTCATTTTCAATCGTTCGGTGAAGTAAGATTTACGACTTTTACAATATTTAATCAATGATACAGAAGATAAAACCAAACTTCTTAGCGCACATCAAACTGAATCGGATTGAATACCATTTATGTCGGATTGCATACcatttatgaataaaaggatATGCTGTGTATGTGTCAGTTACCCAACTACATAATCAATCGAGAGATCTTAAACAATCCGCCAAGTTAAAagttcacaaaatatattttgatttcaaacGACTAATGTGTGTAAAAGTTAAGTTTACATACTAAAAAGAAATTATCAGACAAGTCTTCCATGTATatgatcatttgtttttttaaatacatgtttttcttttaaacaggAGAGAAAGTAGTCAGAATTGGATTCATTTCAGGTTTTACAGCATTAATCATCTTATTAGTTATCGTTATTCTGATACTTATATGGTGTAAAATAAGGAGGTAAGTTTGTGTTTTTAAGTTTGGTAATTAGATCATTGCTATAttaaaacatgtcaaacatgTACACATTTAGTTGCGTGTCTTTTAAATTACCTGCTGCAAATATTTTAACGTTTCCTTTCACTATCAAAACTACATTAGATGAAATATGAGACAGATATCATATAGACTTTATTAACATTCATTTGACACAAAAGCCCCAAAAGGAATACTTCCTTCATGTTTCGTGAAATCTCCTCATCAAGTTAATTCGAAACCGGCTAGCATGTATTTTGAATGATCAGACATTCGGAAGAAAGAAATGTTTTGAATGTTACATATTACCTATTCTTTTAATTCCAACTTTTTCAGATGAAGCACTTTAGTTGAGAGATCCTCTTGAGGTGAATAATCCCTTATCCGTTATAAATTAATCAGCTTCTCTGGAAAATCTTTTTATTGTAAAACTTCTTCTTTGTACACTTATAGACACTGCCACAACACTTAATTATATATATCTAAACTGGTATATACAGTCATATTCAAAATCTAAAACTTGATCGATTAGCAACTGTCATTTTGTCCTCTGTCTCACTTTTGACTCTTTCTTTATGATTAGAATATATCAAGAATAcacattgaaaactaaaaattgcTCAactcaacaaaaatatataagaagatgtggtatgagtgccaatgagacaactttcaatcaaagtcacaatttgtaaaagtaaaccattatagctcgaagtacggtcttcaacacggaggcTTGGGTCACACCGACAGGAAGTGTCTGTTTCGCCCCTTTATCATACGTATGACATACCGATGGATGCACATATACAATCTTAAACCTGCTCGTAATGTCCCACTATCATTGACACCTTAACAAACTTACGgacttatttattattatactaATAATATTAAACTTGCTGGACTCAGCTAAAGTATTTTTTCtccttaaggaggctcgagggtataaaaatttcagaaaaaaatcaaacaattgtttttcattacaaattctattaatttccttttgtagttgttactttatcatatggtacaaaaatcattcaaaacaatcaattcgtgttggccccagatgactttcaaaatgtatacatcattgaaaaagttccaaattatctccctttggtggaaaaatgcaaTTTcttggctctaaaattgaaatatctttttcaactcatcggtgacctatcttttttaatataatttccatataagctgtacttaaactaaactattgtgaaattttagcgatttctgtaataaatttcttttttttttctctcgatattacctttatccctcctattacttcaacagaaaaaaaacgcctttacaaaaatgtatgctgcTTTCGAAGGCaaattgtgagcgcaaatgaacggtgaccccacttttttattttatttttctattaactataagataaagttcatttatagaaaactatagagaaatcctatataaatgatttagacccgcgaacccccttaatcATACTTATGATTAACTGAAAATTGCATGTTAAAATCTAACAAAAACTAATTCGTAGTTAACATCTATCATATTCACCTGAGCAACTTTGttcatatatatttgttcatattCTTAGAATATATGCAGAATACCCAATACAATCTCAAATTTGTTCAACTCAGAAAAATTATTATTCTTCCCTCATACTTATGACTTTTAAAGTATAATGGGaccagaaaataattataaaaaattctGGATATATAAAATGGGAGCaacattaaatattttgtattaaaattgaaGCTAGTTTGTGACCTTAACCACGCTGACATTCTAAACTTATTAATAACACATCTTCTAGTCTCTTAACAGACTTCAAAGCATTCCTAAATTCTAAATCGGATACGACATCCACGCACACTTGTATGCAAGCAGAATAACATACTGACAGAGAGCATACAGACGGAAGCTTTTGAACCTACAAAGCGCCTAAGttttatttaacttttgaaaCTAAACGGAATGAACGTCGTCAAGTTCTAAATGCTTACTTCATATCTTGGTGTAATAGAGCGATTACTGGGACGGAACTGGTTGATTATTTTCCTAACAATGTGTGTGgtttattattttgataaaatgcaGTCATTTACTTTCGGTATGTCATACGAACCGctcttttttaacattaaaaaaatcgaaataaacttttttgtttatgAGCAACCCAAAgcacgccttcgggtgcgggattttctcgctgtgttgaagacccattggtggccttctgttgTGTTTTGTTCCTTGGTTTggatgttgtctcattgacatattccccattatattttcaattttatctattttgttttgttacataGTCTCACACAAGATATAAAATCGACGATTCTTTAGTGTACATTACCTTTTCATTTTCGAATATTTACAACAaccaataatatatataaaacttctgaAATAGTGGAAAtcgttaaattttaaaaatatctttgagGGGAATGGTGATTCATGGTTGCTCAGTTACAATGATATTTTTACCTTCAATGAAGATCTTTGATACGAATTTTCCCTCCTTTTCGTTCATGTTGTGTATCTACCTTTATCCGGAACTTTGGGGCCTATTTGTTGTAATATCAAGTGGTACCAAGAAAGTTATCCAAACCATCattcttttaaacaaaatcaattttggtTAGAGAGTTATCATTTATGAAagaacttataaatattttgtgatCCGCATATTTTTCAACTTAAGTCAATCATCCAATAATAATTGAAACGAAAGTTATCAACAAAGCTACACGAGTCAAATATACCCCGAATCATTCTTGTCCGAAATAAAATGTCATAGCAGGAGCTGGAGTGTAATTAGTCAAATAGTTATAACTTCTTGCTGAAATTAAAAAAGGTGAGAGAAGCAAACAACggataacattttgttttattttaacaggAGCAAGAAATCAAAAGATAACacaagtaaaagtaataaaaCATCAGATCAAGAATCGCTTGAGAAAGAGAGTCTGACGggaacaaaataataaaacaaccaGATCAAATTATTCCGGTAGAATCCGTTAGTTTACTATATCAATAGAATGCTATATAAACTGGTGTTTCAATGAATGGAAAGAACATAAAGTTTTGACACTTAGATTTATAAAGATTGCTTTGTTTCTATAGCTAGTTGATAATCATAGTTTTAATGTGGATAAAGATGGAAATCAAAAACATTTAGTCTCTACCAAAAATACACTGTTTACAGTTCTTTCTTTAAACTTTCCCATTTAGTGAATATAAAAGTTAGGAAATGTAAATCAACAAACATACTTCATGCATTGAACATGACAGAAACAACACtatgaaaaatcaaaaatagTTTGAATTAAGTGGGTTTTTTGGTAACTTTGACGTATCTCTATTAATAATACAGGAATCGAGAAAAGTAACAATGAACTCTTCACAGATACCGGGATttaatcatttataaattaacacACAACAAAAAAGTACTAAACAAATGGAAACAACACTATAAATTTCAAGCGTACGACGCGCTTTTCTGGTATTAATCAAACTACTGACAACCGAGCTGAATAAAGATGTCCAATGCGTTTTTTGATTTTTATTCCCAAGAACGCTCAAGGCCAAATATTTCAAACCCAATGATTATAAAAAACGAAACATGCGTAGAGCTTTATGACAAAGATGGACCATAAAACAACAGTCTTATCCAACAAAGGTgtgttatatacaaataagaagatgcgaGACGAGAGATCAAATAACAATTAGCAGCtaaaggtaaccgtacggccttcatatGTATAACTGCAATCTACAAATAGATATATCATAAAAAACCCTATCAATCTATAAAAATGATAATACATATGGTCATTTGGTCTTTATTGTAAATCTAGAATTATTTGTCCCTTTCTTCATTCAAATTGTTGCGATACCCTATTTTCATCTAGTATACATTTAGCGTTGTCCGGCAGATGATAATTATTATCTCATAAAGTTCTTATTAAACATGAGCAGCATTAGTCACACAAAACATTAAAACAGAGAAACTTTCATAAGTGTGACATGAAGGATTTCAAGGTATGGGTCTTCATAATAACTTTCAATCAAATGGCCCTTTACACAAGCTAGAAAGAGTAACTGTGTCTAGTACCGATATTTATCTGGTGAAATCTATTTTATATTATACAAGCCTTATAGTATTTAAgcactcgttttttttttatatcgtacATAAATGTAGagtacaaacaaaaaattaccatCATAACGAGGCCAGATTATATATGAATTGTATCATAAATAGACGTAACATGAAGGGTCAAAATTTAAGCATTTATCGCATTAATATATTTTAAGTGTATTTTTGAAAAGGGAAATATTTGAATAGAGCATTTTTCCATGTCATCTTTATAATGGCCAAATGAACAAAATGTATACGATCGGCGATGTCCTGGGTGATATAGAAATGTAACATTTGCAACAGATATTTACCCTTCCGGAACGCTCGATGTCGCCCCATTTTCTATTGGTAGGTAAGTGTTCctcgttttttttttagctttcttTGTTGGGCGaatatacttttgtttgtctgtttgtctgtttgtctttttctatttttttgcaatgtcgttgtcaatttattttcgatttatgagttttaatgtccatTTAGTATCAGGTAATAGGTTGTATTGATTAGAAT
The window above is part of the Mytilus galloprovincialis chromosome 4, xbMytGall1.hap1.1, whole genome shotgun sequence genome. Proteins encoded here:
- the LOC143072038 gene encoding uncharacterized protein LOC143072038, translating into MSLATLLFSFFSLLLVYTEGCIRSSGNSNPDKLTYKVNNQTDPENHRLDCTDNETQALACLNGGSCFAVYVADRVVECACLNKYIGKRCEMIDPEIIFDQSAREKVVRIGFISGFTALIILLVIVILILIWCKIRRSKKSKDNTSKSNKTSDQESLEKESLTGTK